A part of Oncorhynchus kisutch isolate 150728-3 linkage group LG2, Okis_V2, whole genome shotgun sequence genomic DNA contains:
- the LOC109901641 gene encoding uncharacterized protein LOC109901641, protein MATGQLRQNGGVRDVIPEDGSDRGGNCGIAGKLAGDRGRTEWRRLNLPKRSKSLDWSGRGASPGEGLRTGLLRFSGNLGGTTLKRAESLESRGAGESNVLSRVKAFNSVGPGEVMSPVGGSGRSLGEGVSPVGLAYVAISLERASGGQSLPTRLSSSPGPGSGTRKPAGGSLGSSRGQSIWDRIQKLYGSTGTDKATNRDEDVKDSTRTKRLSAPVGDWSLLERDGGDTAANRRKSTTDSVFVSPLSSPFSSPLSGLSRGERNSLLSHTPLVEQNTTHTPLVEQNTTHTTHTPQRHQNSAVKVSGLSPSLSPVSGCTTPTLSYKPSHTPLVEGSSVCIRDPSLSPPLEDKQERGEKEVTNTVGKKSGSSEDSEKERVRVGSMAQEKEKWTDVEGKGHKKKEVEKRGRDHAEVFLPQHRLSVTPTRDSQPITTSGVGVTTGSNPLLTNQLNGKTDTYDRSKTPGRGVAREQSLSEDVFEANTPQKITLQNTENTKLPGKLVVPSAASVRNKIHQFEALTQTSQVPVPNYLKPRRAFSVPEQLSESGEGVRKSGLDRQVRGVGGVWERGRGGREGGIVIMDGGRGRGEGVRKNVPDKALGGGRGSEVVREERKAHRGWAVRSMSVDEVRLGSRERGGVGGEWGRAGGVGEIGRVVYRGLVRGVRETGGVGEMGGVRETGGVRETGGVGENAVGSGTFSNVKGKLDIPLNGKTTRETLRDFSIDEPDLPNHTVTPQDWSRRGTNTKTTTVTGKDTSSSQLSNSVNNSNDVLGGPDQSRRPHSRDSPKLPSPVSDDDKTPTNTPQNSPFHPQNTPPTSPHLPTTSLQPKHQQGVDSGLADLKKPPVSTHTAQGRVTTDPAIPVSHSGLGRDSLSLPLTSSSPSSLPLLPTLAQWKSEEGRWSDEDIDDEGTEKDSDSTYDSDSAESSVTVTSTMSQSHRRSFSLSLAELCNFGEVDYDPQSSSDSEEWPSSRSASRSASLSSDVSALSCVSVLGSDELNRLLDDVKGLGDTTLQNYEDVQVVVLHKDVGVGLGFTMAGGVDQNKPVIVHKVFPAGVAAKEGSIQEGDKVLSINGTALCGSSHWEVLRTLRRARTQGMGVVVLRRGGVTDPRKGGTVTDSPGGTQTEPANTGQRVCVRLEKRSRDLGFSLEGGVGSSLGDKPLTVQKLFLGGPVNQVSPGDEVMEIEGVSLVGLRRLEAWTLIRTLPPGPVDVVLHRPHKPQ, encoded by the exons ATGGCCACCGGACAGTTGAGACAGAATGGTGGTGTGAGGGACGTGATCCCAGAGGATGGCAGTGACAGGGGAGGAAACTGTGGCATTGCAGGGAAGTTGGCTGGAGAccggggcaggacagagtggagaaGGCTAAACCTGCCCAAAAGGAGTAAGAGTTTAGACTGGAGTGGAAGGGGGGCTAGCCCTGGCGAGGGGCTCAGGACTGGGCTGCTGAGGTTTTCTGGGAACCTAGGGGGAACCACACTTAAACGAGCAGAGAGTTTGGAGAGTAGGGGGGCAGGAGAGAGCAATGTGTTGTCCAGGGTGAAGGCCTTTAACTCAGTTGGACCAGGGGAAGTGATGAGCCCCGTTGGGGGGTCAGGGCGTTCCCTTGGTGAAGGGGTGTCCCCTGTGGGTCTAGCATATGTGGCTATATCTCTGGAGAGGGCCAGTGGGGGCCAGTCCCTCCCCACCAGACTGAGTTctagtcctggtcctgggtctggaaCCAGAAAACCAGCTGGTGGATCTCTTGGATCCTCCAGGGGTCAGAGTATCTGGGACCGGATACAGAAGCTCTATGGGTCTACTGGAACTGATAAAGCTACTAACAGAGATGAGGATGTGAAGGACTCAACCAGAACCAAGCGTCTCTCAGCACCGGTAGGAGACTGGTCTCTATtggagagggatgggggggatACAGCAGCCAATCGCAGGAAGTCCACCACAGACTCTGTCtttgtctcccccctctcctcccccttttcctccccccTCAGTGGATTATCCAGGGGGGAGAGGAACAGcctgctctcacacacacccctagtagaacagaacaccacacacacacccctggtagaacagaacaccacacacactacacacacaccacagagacatCAGAATAGTGCAGTCAAGGTGTCTGGTTTGAGCCCCTCACTGTCTCCAGTGTCAGGGTGTACCACACCCACACTCTCATACAaaccctcacacacacccttAGTGGAGGGGTCATCAGTGTGCATTAGGGACCCCTCACTATCCCCTCCATTAGAAGACAAACAGGAAAGAGGGGAAAAGGAGGTGACAAACACTGTGGGCAAAAAGAGTGGAAGTAGTGAAGACAGCGAAAAGGAGAGAGTAAGGGTGGGGAGCATGGCTCAGGAAAAAGAGAAATGGACTGATGTCGAAGGAAAAGGACACAAGAAAAAGGAGGTGGAGAAGCGAGGGAGAGATCACGCTGAAGTCTTTCTCCCCCAGCACAGACTATCAGTGACACCCACCAGGGACTCTCAGCCTATCACAACGTCTGGAGTAGGGGTCACCACAGGGTCAAACCCCCTCCTGACCAATCAGCTTAATGGGAAAACTGACACCTATGACAGGAGCAAGACCCCTGGTAGAGGCGTGGCCAGGGAACAGAGCCTGTCAGAAGATGTGTTTGAAGCCAACACCCCACAGAAGATAACATTACAGAACACAGAAAATACCAAGTTACCTGGGAAACTGGTAGTGCCCTCTGCAGCCAGTGTGAGGAACAAGATCCACCAGTTTGAAGCTCTGACACAGACATCTCAGGTCCCAGTGCCCAACTACCTGAAGCCCAGACGGGCTTTCTCTGTCCCAGAGCAGCTCAGTGAGTCTGGAGAGGGGGTCAGGAAGAGTGGGTTGGATAGACAGGTACGCGGGGTGGGGGGagtatgggagagagggagaggaggaagagagggagggattgtAATTATGGATGGGGGGAGAGGACGAGGAGAAGGGGTAAGGAAGAATGTGCCAGATAAAGCACttggtggagggagaggaagtgaggtagtgagagaagagaggaaggctcATAGAGGGTGGGCGGTGAGGTCTATGTCAGTGGATGAGGTGAGGctggggagcagggagagagggggagtaggg ggggagtgggggagagcgGGGGGAGTGGGGGAGATAGGCAGAGTGGTTTATAGAGGGTTAGTACGGGGagtgagggagacagggggagtgggggagatgggaggagtgagggagacagggggagtgagggagacagggggagtgggggagaaTGCTGTTGGCTCTGGTACGTTTTCCAACGTCAAGGGTAAACTAGACATCCCTCTGAATGGCAAAACCaccagagagacactgagagacttTTCCATTGATGAGCCAGACCTCCCCAATCACACAGTCACACCCCAGGACTGGAGTAGGAGAGGCACCAACACAAAGACTACTACAGTCACTGGCAAGGATACTTCATCCTCCCAGCTGTCTAACTCTGTGAACAACTCCAATGACGTTCTAGGTGGCCCTGACCAGTCTAGGAGGCCTCACAGTAGAGACTCACCTAAGCTGCCATCTCCAGTGAGCGATGATGACAAGACACCAACCAACACCCCCCAGAACTCCCCCTTCCACCCCCAGAACACACCTCCCACCTCCCCACACCTCCCCACTACTTCCCTGCAGCCTAAACACCAACAGGGTGTAGATTCAGGCCTGGCTGACCTAAAAAAACCTCCagtctccacacacacagcccagggtAGGGTCACTACTGACCCTGCTATCCCAGTCTCACACTCTGGCCTGGGGAGGGATTCCCTGTCCcttcccctcacctcctcctcccccagcagCCTACCCCTCCTCCCCACTCTGGCTCAATGGAAgtcagaggaggggagatggagtgATGAGGATATTGATGATGAAGGTACAGAGAAGGACTCAGACTCCACCTACGACTCAGACTCTGCTGAATCCTCGGTGACCGTCACCAGCACCATGAGCCAATCACATCGCAGGAGTTTCTCTCTCAG tctggcAGAGCTGTGTAACTTCGGAGAGGTGGACTATGATCCCCAGTCTTCCTCTGACAGTGAGGAGTGGCCGTCCAGCCGGTCAGCCAGCCGGTCAGCCAGCCTATCGTCTGACGTGTCAGCAttgtcctgtgtgtctgtcctgggCAGTGATGAGCTGAACCGCCTGCTGGACGACGTAAAGGGCCTGGGGGACACAACGCTGCAG AACTATGAGGATGTCCAGGTGGTGGTTCTCCATAAGGATGTTGGTGTGGGCCTGGGCTTCACCATGGCAGGAGGAGTGGACCAGAACAAACCTGTCATT GTCCATAAGGTGTTCCCGGCAGGGGTGGCTGCTAAGGAGGGATCCATCCAGGAGGGAGACAAGGTCCTGTCAATCAACGGCACAGCGCTGTGTGGCTCCTCCCACTGGGAGGTGCTGAGGACACTAAGGAGGGCACGGACTCAGGGGATGGGCGTGGTTGTCTTGAGGAGAGGGGGGGTAACAGACCCCCGTAAGGGAGGAACAGTGACTGATAGTCCAGGAGGGACACAGACAGAGCCTGCTAACACTG gtcagagggtgtgtgtgaggctgGAGAAGCGCAGCAGAGACCTGGGCTTCAGTCTGGAGGGAGGAGTGGGTTCCAGCCTGGGAGACAAACCCCTCACTGTACAGAAACTCTTCCTAG GTGGTCCAGTGAACCAGGTGTCTCCAGGGGACGAGGTGATGGAGATCGAGGGTGTGAGCTTGGTGGGCCTGAGGAGACTGGAGGCCTGGACCTTGATCAGAACACTGCCCCCTGGGCCTGTGGATGTGGTACTACACCGTCCTCACAAACCACAGTGA